ATGATGGGAATGAGCCGCTTGAAGACCCAACTCGTCAAGGCGGTAAGGTGCTGGCCAGACGATCCTGGAGCCGATAATCTGTCCGGACAAATTTATCAGAAGGAGCGCCTTCATGATCCTCGCCGCCATCTTCGCCGCTGCCCAACCTGCCCCTGTCAGCCTCGACCAGATCGTCGTGTATGACCGCGCGGCCTGGTCCAGAGACGTCACTGAATGCGACCGGCTCGCCGCCCATCCCGATGATCCCGAACGCGTCATTGACGGCGTTCCTCAGGGCGATGTGGACCTGGAAGCGGCGCGCCTGACCTGCGAGGCGGCGGTGGCGGAGGACCCGGACAATCCCCGGCTCAATTACCAGCTGGCGCGGGTGAATGGGTATGCCGGCCGCCACGAGGAGAGCCAGGCCTATCGAGACGCCGCCCTGCGCGCCGGCTACCCCCAATCGCTGTTCGTGGTGGGTTATATCCGCCTGACCGGATGGGACGGGCGCGGCCAGGACCCGTGCTATGGCGGCGAACTGATCCGCCGCTCGGCTGAGGCCGGGCGTTTCGCCGGTCTGGTGGGATTTCCGCATTACGCGCTCACAGGCGCGTTTGAAGCCTGCCCGCCAGACCAGCCGGTCATCGACCGCGCGCAGATGCTCGGTTTCCTCGACCGCGCCGACGCTGACGCCAGTGGCTTCTATCAGGAAGCATTGGTCATCCAGCTGCGCGCCCGGCTCGCCGAGTGATCACTCGGCGGCCACTTGCAGAGCTTCGCGCTGGGGGCTCCAGCTTTTGTGGCGCAAGGCCCGGCCCAGGGTCTGGCGCCCGGCGGCCTCGGTGAAGCGCACGCCGTCCCAGACCTCCACGCCGCTGACGAGCACGCAGCGCACCACGCCGTCGGAGCGGTTGACCATCTGCTCGTGGCCATAATCCTCGCGCCAGATGAAGCGGGAGCGGGCTTCGGAATCGTAGGCGCGCAAGGCCTCGGGGTCGATCACGACGAGATCGGCCCGGTCGCCGATATCCATGGTTCCGGCGTCCACGCCGATGAACTCAGCTGGCTCGCGCGTCATGCGCCGCACCTGGCTCGCCACGCGCTCCATGCCCTCGCTCTGAGCGATCTGGAGGCCGCGCAGATTGCCGTCATAGAAGGCCATATTGGTGATGTGGGCGCCCGAATCGTTGAAACCGGGCAGGATCTGGGGGTGGTTCAGCAGCGCGCGCACGATCTCCGGATCGCGATTGGCCGAGACCGTCCACCAGCGCAGGGACAGATCATACGTCCGCAAGAGGTGGAGCATGAAGCCCGGCTCTTCCGCGGCCCCGTCGGGCATCGCCTCGAACGCCGCGCGCTCGTCCGGCGTGCGTGCCATCGCGGGGTCCGTCCGCCAGGCCTGGAACCGGCCCAAGACCTGGGCGAAGGTCTCTCCGGTCCAGATGTCCGGCCCGCCCGAATAGAAGACCATCTCGTTGAAATCGCGGTCGAAGGACAGGGTTTCCGCCTTCATGAGGCGCTTCAGGCGATTGAGCCCGAACCCGGTCTTCCCGGTCATCCACATCTTCGAAAAGCGCGCCTGGAAGGCCGGATCGTCCAGCAGGGCGCGCCGGCCCTCCACGTCTTCGAGATCGAGCTCATTCAGCTCGCGCAGGGCCGGGATTTCCTCGGCCAGCGGATTGATCGGCCCGTCCCAGAACAGCTTGAAGGGCGCAGCCAGCGCTTGAAACCGGAAATGGCCGCCCATGAGCGGCGAGTTGAACACCCGCGTCAGCAGAAGCGCGAGACGGCGCAGGGACTTGTTGGAGGCCACATCCATCGCCGCCACCGCCGTCACCTTCAAAGGTCTGCCGTGCAGGCGTCCGGAAGTGAGCGAGAAATTACGCAGCACCGCCAGCGGACTGTCCTTGGGCGGGGTGGCCTGCCAGAGCCGGTCGTGGCGGCGCAGGACGCCTGTGAGGCGTTTGAGCTCGCGGTACTGGCCGAACTGGGAGGGTATCTTTACCCGCCGGTTGGGATCTTCAGACAGGAAGTGGAAAGGCAGCGCGTCGGTGGAGAAGCCGGGATAGCCCTGCGTCATCGCCTGATCGAGAATGCCCTCCATCTGCTTGAGATCATTGTCCGTCGCGGTGCGGCTGACCGCGCCCTTGAGCCCCATCACCTCGATGCGCAGCATGGAGTGAGGGATCATCGGAATAACATTGCAGCCTAGCGGCAGGTCATCGAGATGGGCGTAATAGCCCGCCGGGCTGGTCCAGGTCGCCTTGTCGGCCACTTTGCGCAGCACCGGCTTGGGCATGTTTTCCACACGGGCAAAGCAGTCCACCAGCGGGTCGTCGCCATTGCGGCGCTGATTGCCGAAGGCCAGTCCCAGCGAGCAATTGCTCATCAGAACGGTGGTGGTGCCGTGGCGCACGGCCTCTTTCAGGGCCGGGTCAAACTCCACCTCCAGATCGAGATGGGTGTGGATGTCCAGAAGGCCGGGCGTCACCCAAAGCCCTTCGGCATCAATGACCTGGTCGGCGCGCGAGCGGTCCAGGCCGGGACCGCGCGCGGCCACGCGGCCCGCCTTTATGGCGACGTCCTCCAGCACAGGGACGCCCCCGGTCCCGTCAATGACCAAGCCGCCTGCGATGATGCAGTCATAGCGCTCGCTCATGGCGCATCCTCCCGTCTTGGCCCTTGTGCTCAGGCCTTTTCTATACCCGACTGGAAATCCAGGAAGGCGTCAAGCACCTCGCCGGGCGCTTCCAGCTGGGGGTAATGGCCGACGTGAGGAATGAGCACCGTGTCGGGATTTGGCACAAGTGACTGATAATGCTCGACCATATGGGCGCCGGACACAGGATCCAGCGCGCCGTCAATCACCCGCATGGGCACCGGTGAATGGACCAGCGCGCCCACCCAGCGATCCCGCGTCGCGCGCCGTTCGGTGATATAACCCAACAGCTTGTGCCCGATACGCGGCATGCCCCCGCCCATCATCGCCAGTGACCAGAAGGCGTCGAGCGTTTCAGGTGAAGGCCGCGTGTCCGGGCCAAACACCTCGCAAAGCCCTGTTTCAAAACGCTTTCTGGTCATCATGCGGCTGAGCATCGGCCCCAGCGGCGAATGCAGCAGGCGCTGGGTCAGGGTGGCGCGATGCTGCTCGGGAAACAGGCCGCCATTGAGGAAGCAGACCGACTGAATCTCCAGCCCCGCCAGGCCTTTGGCGCGCCGGTCAATCATGCGCGCCAGCAATTCCTGGGCGACGGTGTCGCCATAGTCGTGAGCCAGGATGTGGCAGGCGCTGACCCCCAGCCGGTCAAACCAGGTCTCGTGCAGATCCGCCTGGTCCTGGATGGAGTAGGCGTAGTTGACCGGCTTGGCCGAAAAACCGAACCCGATCATATCGATAGCCGCCACGCGGTAGCGCTCGCACAGGGCGTCCCACTGGTGCGACCAGTCCCAGCTGGCCGTCGGGAAGCCATGTATGAGGATCAGGACCGGGCGGGTCCCGTCGCTCCAGTCGCCGCCCGTGCGCTGGAAAATCTCATGGCCGCGATAGCCGAACATCGACCCGCCAGCGCGCCAGTCATTGAGGGATAGGGGCGGGGACATCGTGGCGTCTCTCCTTGCCGGCAGGCGACGAACAGACCGAATTATGGGACGAAAACGCCCGCGAGGGGGACATGAATCCGCCGTGAGGGGACATCGGTGCCGTTCCGGCGTCCCTAGCGCACATAGCTCGCGCCATTGACGTCGAAAGTGGCGCCCGTCGCCGACGCGCAGGCGCCCGACAGGAGGAAGGCGGTCAGCGCCCCGATCTCGTCCGGCGCCGCCATCCGGCCGAGCGGCACGTCGCCTTCGGCCCTCGCCCGGGCCGTCGCGTCCTGGGGCGCCATGTCGGTGTCGATCCAGCCCGGGGCGATGGCGTAGGCCAGCAGACCCTGCCCCGCATGAGCGCGCGCCAGCGTCTTGATCAGGGCGATCAGCCCGGCCTTCGACGCCGCGTAGGAGGCATGGTCCGCATCATCGCCGCGATGGGCCGCGCGCGAGGCGATGGCCACCAGCGACCCGCCCGAACCGGCGAGCCAGGCCCGGGCGGCCAGGCGCGCCAGATCCGCGCACGATGTCAGATTGACCTGCAGCGTGCGCGCCCAGTTGGCGCGCCAATCCGCCTCGTCCGAGGCGATCCCGGCGGCTTCAAAGATTCCGTGATTGAGCACCAGCGCGTCCGGCGCCCGCCCGCCGGTGCGGACCGCCTCGTCCCAGACAGCGCGGGCGGCGTCAGGTTCAGCGAGATCGCCGGCGATCAGGCCGGCGCAGCGCGGCCCCAAAGCCTTTGCGACGCCCCAAGCCGCGGCCTGGTTGCGCGCGTAGTGCACCAGCACGTCTCCGCCCGCGTCCGCGCAGGCCTGCGCGATGGCCGCGCCCGCGCCGCGCGAGGCGCCGGTGACAAGGACGAGGCGGTTTTCAAGGCGGGTCATGGCGCGGCTCTCTCAGGCTTCCGACGGTCGCGCAGTTGAGCCCGATGCGCTGCGGGCTGCAAGGCGTGCGGCTGCCGCTTTGTGTTTGACAAGATAATATATGTTTCATATACGATCCGTATATTACAGGAGGTAAGCCGATGGGCCTCGTAAAAATTGATGACGCTCTGCATGAGAAGGCCCGCCGGGCCAGCACGGTGATGTGCCGCTCGATCAATGCGCAGGCCGAATTCTGGATGAAGATCGGCATGATGGCCGAATCCCATCCGGCGATGACTTTCAACGACATCGTCAAGGCGCAACTTGTTGCGGCGGATGTGCGCGGCGCGAAAACGGCCGATGCGATGATGGCCGCGACCGCTTGATCGCCGGGCGCGGCCCATTTGACAGACAGGATGAGCATGACTTTCCAAGACGAGATCGCTGAATTTTTCGCCCGCTATGTCGACGCGTTCGCCCGCCGCGACGCGGATGCCTTGAGCCAATTGTGGGAGCCGGTCGGCCTGTTCCCGTCACCGACAGGCAATTTCGCGATGCCAAGGGAGGCGTTCCGCGACCATTGCGTCACGCTGATGGACTTCTACCGCAATCAGGGCGTTGTGCGGCCCGTAGGCGAATTGCTTGATGCTGAGGAGCTGTTCGACAACGTCGCTCAGGCGCGCATGGCCTACCGGATGCTGGGCGAAGGCGGCGAGGTCATCGCCGCGTGGGAGCATGTCTATATTCTGCGCCGGAGCGACAGCTGGCGCGTGACGCTGACGATCGCAGATGGCGAAATGGCCGCCTGGGCCGCGCGCGGCGCACAGCTGTGACGCGCCGTGCTGGCTGACCCGGATGGATCGCGCCCGCCCTACCCCTTGAACGGGTCCTGCATCAGGATGACGTCGTCGCGTTCGGGGCTGGTGGAGAGGATGGCGACGGGGGCTTCGATCAGTTCTTCGATGCGGCGCACGTATTTCACCGCCTGGGCGGGCAGATCCATCCAGCTGCGCGCGCCGGCGGTGGAGCCCGACCAGCCTTCCAGGGTCTCGTAAACCGGCTCCACGCGCGCCTGCGCGTCGGCGCCGGCGGGCAGGCGGTCATACATCTCGCCATTGAGCTTGTAGCCGACGCAGACTTTCAGCGCGTCAAATCCGTCGAGGACGTCCAGCTTGGTCAGCGCCACGCCGGTAATGCCGTTGATCTTCACGCTCTGGCGCACCAGCACCGCGTCAAACCAGCCACAGCGGCGCTGGCGGCTGGTGACCGTGCCGAACTCGCGGCCCCGCTCGCCCAGGCGCTTGCCGGTCTCGTCAGTGAGCTCGGTGGGGAACGGCCCCTCGCCCACCCGCGTGGTGTAGGCCTTCACAATGCCGAGCACATAGCCCACCTGGCCCGGACCCACGCCCGACCCGGCGGCGGCCTGGCCGGCCACGGTGTTGGAGCTGGTCACAAACGGATAGGTGCCGTGGTCCACATCGAGGAAGGCGCCCTGGGCGCCCTCGAACAGGACTTTCTTGCCGTCGGCGATGGCGGCGTTGAGGGTTTTCCACACCGGGTCGGCATAGGGCAGGACCTTGGGCGCGATCGCCATCAGCTCGGCCGTCATCTCATCGGCGTCCGCCTCGGCCACGCCAAAGCCCCGGCGCAGGGCATTGTGGTGATGCAGCATCTCGCCAATGCGGCGGCGCAGCTGGCGCTCATCGGCCAGATCAATGACCCGCACGGCGCGCCGACCCACCTTGTCTTCATAGGCCGGGCCGATGCCCCGGCGCGTGGTGCCGATCTTCATGCCGTCATCGCGGTTCTCGCGCAGGGCGTCGAGCTCGCGGTGGACAGGAAGGATCAGGGCGGCGGTTTCGGCCAGGCGCACCATTTTGGGGGTGATGTTCACCCCTTGGGCGCGGACTTTCTCGATTTCCTCGATAAAGGCCCAGGGGTCCACCACCACGCCATTGCCGATCAGCGACAGCTTCTTCTGCACCACGCCCGACGGCATGAGCGAGAGCTTGTAGGTGACCCCGTCGACCACCAGCGTATGGCCGGCATTGTGTCCGCCCTGGAAGCGCACGACCAGATCGGCGCGGTGGCACAGCCAGTCCACGATCTTGCCTTTGCCCTCGTCGCCCCACTGGGCGCCGACGACCACCACGTTCGACATGGGGATGCTCCGCTAACGGTGTGAAACCGTGGCGAGGCTTAGACCCTCCCCGCCTTGCGGGCAAGGCGGCAGGCTAGCCGGCCTGTATCTGGCGCAGGCGCTGGTCGCGCCGGCAGCCAAAGCGGTAGCGCTGATAGCGGATCGGGTTGTTGACCGCATAGTCCTGATGCTCGGCGCCCGCCGGCCAGAACGTGTCAAAACTGCGGATGCGCACGGCGATCTCGCGCCCGAAGCGCTCGGCGGTGGAGTCTCTGGAGGCTTCGGCTGCAGCGCGCTGGGCGGCGTCCACCGGGAAGATGGCCGGGGCGTAGGCCGCGCCGCGGTCGCAGAACTGGCCGTCGCCATCGAACGGATCCACATTGAGCCAGTAATGGGCCAGCAGCGCCTCATAGCTCACCACCGCGGGGTCAAAGATGATGCGCGCGCTCTCCACATGTCCGGTGCGCCCGCGCACCACGTCGTAATAGCCAGGATTGGCTTCCGATCCGCCGGCAAAGCCGGACACGACCTCGACAACACCGTCGAGCCCCTCGAAATCGGCCTCGGTGCACCAGAAACAGCCCGACGCGAAGATGGCGTGAGACAGGCCGTCGGGCAGGTCCGCGCCATCGGCCTGGGCCGGGCTGAGGTAATCATCAGCGAAGCTCGCGGCGCTGAGCATCAGGGCGGCGAGCAGGGCAAGGGCGAAGCGGGCGATCATCGGGCGGGCTCCAATTGCGGGCGTGTTCTGACATACCATGTGGCCCGATCCGCCATGGCGCCAAGGCGCGGCGCGGTCACCTTTGCGTGTAAGGCTGTGATCACGCCCGCTTCGCGCCCGCTTCGATCTTCGCCGGCTCGAACGGGACCACGTGGCGGAATTCGGGCCTGCGCGCCTCCCAGTCATTGAGGATGGCGGCGGCGTGGAGGGAGCCGGTGGCGGCGTAGTGGGCTTCGATGAGGGCGCGGCAGCGCGCTTCGGCCTCGCCCTTGAGCTCGGCCAGGAATACGGTTTCGCCATTGAGGCGGGGTTCCAGGCGGCCGTCCTCGTCGAGCACGAAGGCTTCGCCGCCCGTCATGCCGGCGGCGAAATTATCGCCCACCTTGCCCAGGATCACCGCGACGCCGCCGGTCATGTATTCGCAGCCATTGGCGCCGCAGCCCTCGACCACCACGGTCGCGCCGGAATTGCGCACGGCAAAGCGCTGGCCCGCGCCGCCCGCGGCGAACAGGCGGCCTGACGTGGCGCCGTAGAGGACCGTGTTGCCGATGATCACATCGCCCGCGCCATGACGGCGCGCGCCGCCGAACGGGCGGATGGCGAGGGTCGCGCCCGACAGGCCCTTGCCCACATAGTCATTGGCGTCGCCTTCCAGCTCGATGCGCAGACCCTTGGCGGCGAAGGCGCCGAGTGACTGACCCGCCGATCCGGCAAGGCGAAGCGTGAGCTGGCCGTCCTCCAGGCCGTCGGGGCCGAAGGCGCGCACAATGGCCGACGACACCCGCGCGCCCACGGCGCGGTCGGTGTTCTTCACGTCATACACGAGCTGCATCTTCTCGCGCCGGGTAAAGACCGGGGCAGCGTCCTTGAGGATCTGCTCGTCGAGGCTCGGCGCCACGGCGTTGCGCTGGGTGCGCGTGGAGCGCGGCGGGCGGGCCTGGGGGTCGACGCGCACCAGCAGCGGATTGAGATCGAGATCGTCCAGGTGATCGGCGCCCCGGCTGACCTGATCGAGCAGGTCGGCGCGGCCGATGACGTCTTCGAGGCGCTCGGCGCCCAGGCGGGCGAGGATTTCGCGGGTGTCGCGGGCGATGAAGGTCATCAGGTTGACCACGTGGTCGGCCATGCCGGTGAAGCGCTTCCGCAGATCATCGTCCTGGGTGCAGATGCCCACCGGGCAGGTGTTGGAATGGCACTGGCGCACCATCAGACAGCCCAGCGCGATCAGGCTGGTGGTGCCGATGCCGAACTCCTCCGCGCCCAGCATGGCGGTGATCACCACGTCGCGCCCGGTGCGGATGCCGCCATCGGCGCGCAGCGTCACCCGCTCGCGCAGGCCGTTGAGCGAGAGCACCTGATGGGCTTCCGACAGGCCGAGCTCCAGCGGCGCGCCGGCGAACTTGATGGAGGTCTGCGGGCTGGCGCCCGTACCGCCCACATTGCCCGAGATCAGGATCACGTCGGCATGGGCCTTGGCCACGCCCGCGGCCACGGCGCCGACACCGGCGGCGGCCACGAGCTTCACGCAGACGCGCGCCTCGGGATTGATCTGTTTGAGGTCGTAGATGAGCTGGGCCAGGTCCTCGATGGAGTAGATGTCGTGATGCGGGGGCGGGCTGATCAGCGTGGTGCCCGGCGTGGCGTGGCGCAGGCGCGCGATCATCTGCGTGACCTTGAAGCCGGGCAGTTGGCCGCCCTCGCCGGGCTTGGCGCCCTGGGCGATCTTGATCTCGATTTCGCGGCACTGGTTGAGATATTCGGCCGTGACGCCGAACCGGCCGGACGCCACCTGTTTGACCGCCGAATTCATGTTGTCGCCATTGGCCATGGGCGTGTAGCGCGAGCGGTCCTCGCCGCCCTCGCCCGACACCGACTTGGCGCCGATGCGGTTCATGGCGACGTTGAGCGCGCCGTGCGCTTCAGGGCTCAGCGCGCCCAGGCTCATGCCCGGCGTGACGAAGCGCTGGCGGATTTCATTGACGCTTTCACAGCGCGACAGATCGACAGACGGCCCCAGCGGGCGCGGCTCGAGAAGATCGCGCAGCTGGATCGGGTCGGCGTCGCGCGTCTGCAGGCCGACATACTCGCGGAACGCGGCGTAATCCTCTTCGCGCACCGCCTTTTGCAGGGCGGTGACGGACCGGGCCTCGACCGCATGCACCTCGCCCGAGGCGCGCTGGCGGTAGAAGCCGCCCACGGGCAGGCGCACCGCCCCGTCATCGCGCCAGGCCCAGGCGTGCAGCTCGGCGAGCTTTTGTTCCAGGCCCGCCAGGCCAATGCCGGAAATGCGGCTGGTCACCCCGCCGAGATACTCCATCGCCACGGCGCGCGAGAGGCCCAGCACCTCGAAATTGCACCCGCCGCGATAGGAGGAGACCACCGATATGCCCATCTTGGACATGATTTTCAGAAGCCCCGCATCAAACGCGGCCTTCATGTTCAGCGCCTTCTGACCCAGCGAGAGCGAGGCCAGGCCGCGCTGGCTTCGCGCAGCTACCGTTTCAAAGGCGATATAAGGGTTCACGGTGGTGGCCCCGAGCCCGATCAGAACCGCCAGGCCATGGGCGTCGGCCACGTCGGCGGCGCGCACATTGAGCGAACAGTAAGTGCGAAGCCCCTTGCGGGTGAGGTGCGTGTGCGCGGCGCCGACCGCCAGCGCCATGGGCACAGAGCAGCGCTGAGCCCCCTGCGCTTCGTCGGTGAGGACGAGATGTTCGGCGCCGTCCCGTATGGCGGCTTCAGCGTCGGCGCGGATACGGTCGAGGGCGCGCATCAGCCCGCCCCCGGCGCCGGTGGCCTCTTCGGCAGGGAAGGTGGCGTCCACTTCCGCCACCCGCTCGCCCAGCACGGCGCGCAGGCGCGCATACATGCCATTGGTGAGAACAGGCGAATCCAGCACGAACACATTGGTCTGGGCTTCGTCAGTGGCCAGGATGTTTCCCAGATTCTTGAACCGGGTCTTCAGGCTCATCACCCGGCCCTCACGCAAGGGATCGATGGGCGGATTGGTGACCTGGGAGAAGTTCTGCCGGAAATAATGGTACACTGGCCGGTAGCGGTTCGACAGGACCGCCAGCGGGCTGTCATCGCCCATGGAGCCGATGGCTTCCTTGCCGGTCTCGGCCATGGGCGAGAGGATGATCTCCACATCCTCCAGCGACAGACCGGCGGCGGCCTGACGGCGCGCGCGCTCGGCGTCATCGAACAGCAAATCTTCCGGGCCGGGGCCGATCTCGGCCTCGATATTCTTGACGTTTTTCAGCCAGTCTTCGTACGGATGCTTGGAGGCCAGCATGTCGAGCATGTCATGCTCGCGCTTGAACCCGCCCTCATGCAGGTCGACGCCGATCATGCGCCCCGGCGTCACCGCGCCGCGCTCGATCACGCTGTCAGGGTCCAGCGGCGCCATGCCGGTTTCCGACCCCACGGCCAGCAAGCCATCCCCGGTCAGCGACCAGCGCAAGGGCCGCAGGCCATTGCGGTCCAGCCCGGCGATCGCCCAGCGGCCATCACAAGCGACCACCGCCGCCGGCCCGTCCCAGGGCTCCATCACCGAGTTGCAGTATTCGTACAGGCCCCGCCAGGCGCCGGGCATCAGTTCGCCACGCTTGGACCAGGCTTCGGGGATGAGCAGCGTCTTGGCCATGGGCGCCGAGCGGCCGGCGCGCACCAGCACCTCGAACACTTCGTCCAGCGCCGCTGAGTCCGACGCGCCCGCGCTGATCACCGGTTTGACCACGTCCTCGGCGTCCCTGAACGCCTTGGCCGCCATGAGAATCTCATGGCTCTTCATCCAGTTGCGATTGCCCTTGAGCGTGTTGATCTCGCCATTATGGGCGAGCATGCGGAAGGGCTGGGCCAGGCGCCATTCAGGAAACGTGTTGGTGGAATAGCGCTGGTGGAAGATCGCAAACGACGACACGAAGCGCTCGTCGCGCAGATCGGGATAGAAGGTGTCGATGGCCTCGGCCAGGAACATGCCCTTGTAGACCACATCGCGCGCTGACAGCGAGGCGACATAGAAGCCCGGCAGGGCGTCCTCGCGCGCGCGCGCCTCGATCCGGCGGCGCACCAGATAGAGCGCGCGCTCCAGCACGGAAGCCGCGCGCTTTTTCGGGTCCTCAAACAGGATCTGCTCGATGGCCGGACGGGTGGAGGCGGCCTTGTCGCCGAGGCATGACGGATCGATGGGGGCCTGGCGCCAGCCATAAAGGCGCAGGCCCGCGCGCAGCACTTCGGTCTCGACGATGGTGCGCGAGCGCTCCTGGGCGGCGAAGTCTGTGCGCGGCAGGAAGATCATGCCCACGCCGATGACGCCCGAGCCCGGCGCGTGGCCGGTGCGGGCCACCTGCGCCTTGAAGAAATCCTGCGGGATGCCGACGCGCAGACCCGCGCCGTCGCCGGTCTTGCCGTCCGCGTCCACCGCGCCGCGATGCCAGACGGCTTTGAGCGCCTTGATCGCGAGCTCCACCACCTCGCGCC
The window above is part of the Hyphomonadaceae bacterium ML37 genome. Proteins encoded here:
- a CDS encoding amidohydrolase family protein, with amino-acid sequence MSERYDCIIAGGLVIDGTGGVPVLEDVAIKAGRVAARGPGLDRSRADQVIDAEGLWVTPGLLDIHTHLDLEVEFDPALKEAVRHGTTTVLMSNCSLGLAFGNQRRNGDDPLVDCFARVENMPKPVLRKVADKATWTSPAGYYAHLDDLPLGCNVIPMIPHSMLRIEVMGLKGAVSRTATDNDLKQMEGILDQAMTQGYPGFSTDALPFHFLSEDPNRRVKIPSQFGQYRELKRLTGVLRRHDRLWQATPPKDSPLAVLRNFSLTSGRLHGRPLKVTAVAAMDVASNKSLRRLALLLTRVFNSPLMGGHFRFQALAAPFKLFWDGPINPLAEEIPALRELNELDLEDVEGRRALLDDPAFQARFSKMWMTGKTGFGLNRLKRLMKAETLSFDRDFNEMVFYSGGPDIWTGETFAQVLGRFQAWRTDPAMARTPDERAAFEAMPDGAAEEPGFMLHLLRTYDLSLRWWTVSANRDPEIVRALLNHPQILPGFNDSGAHITNMAFYDGNLRGLQIAQSEGMERVASQVRRMTREPAEFIGVDAGTMDIGDRADLVVIDPEALRAYDSEARSRFIWREDYGHEQMVNRSDGVVRCVLVSGVEVWDGVRFTEAAGRQTLGRALRHKSWSPQREALQVAAE
- a CDS encoding alpha/beta hydrolase yields the protein MSPPLSLNDWRAGGSMFGYRGHEIFQRTGGDWSDGTRPVLILIHGFPTASWDWSHQWDALCERYRVAAIDMIGFGFSAKPVNYAYSIQDQADLHETWFDRLGVSACHILAHDYGDTVAQELLARMIDRRAKGLAGLEIQSVCFLNGGLFPEQHRATLTQRLLHSPLGPMLSRMMTRKRFETGLCEVFGPDTRPSPETLDAFWSLAMMGGGMPRIGHKLLGYITERRATRDRWVGALVHSPVPMRVIDGALDPVSGAHMVEHYQSLVPNPDTVLIPHVGHYPQLEAPGEVLDAFLDFQSGIEKA
- a CDS encoding SDR family oxidoreductase, with the protein product MTRLENRLVLVTGASRGAGAAIAQACADAGGDVLVHYARNQAAAWGVAKALGPRCAGLIAGDLAEPDAARAVWDEAVRTGGRAPDALVLNHGIFEAAGIASDEADWRANWARTLQVNLTSCADLARLAARAWLAGSGGSLVAIASRAAHRGDDADHASYAASKAGLIALIKTLARAHAGQGLLAYAIAPGWIDTDMAPQDATARARAEGDVPLGRMAAPDEIGALTAFLLSGACASATGATFDVNGASYVR
- a CDS encoding ParD-like family protein, encoding MGLVKIDDALHEKARRASTVMCRSINAQAEFWMKIGMMAESHPAMTFNDIVKAQLVAADVRGAKTADAMMAATA
- a CDS encoding adenylosuccinate synthase; the encoded protein is MSNVVVVGAQWGDEGKGKIVDWLCHRADLVVRFQGGHNAGHTLVVDGVTYKLSLMPSGVVQKKLSLIGNGVVVDPWAFIEEIEKVRAQGVNITPKMVRLAETAALILPVHRELDALRENRDDGMKIGTTRRGIGPAYEDKVGRRAVRVIDLADERQLRRRIGEMLHHHNALRRGFGVAEADADEMTAELMAIAPKVLPYADPVWKTLNAAIADGKKVLFEGAQGAFLDVDHGTYPFVTSSNTVAGQAAAGSGVGPGQVGYVLGIVKAYTTRVGEGPFPTELTDETGKRLGERGREFGTVTSRQRRCGWFDAVLVRQSVKINGITGVALTKLDVLDGFDALKVCVGYKLNGEMYDRLPAGADAQARVEPVYETLEGWSGSTAGARSWMDLPAQAVKYVRRIEELIEAPVAILSTSPERDDVILMQDPFKG
- the msrA gene encoding peptide-methionine (S)-S-oxide reductase MsrA; protein product: MIARFALALLAALMLSAASFADDYLSPAQADGADLPDGLSHAIFASGCFWCTEADFEGLDGVVEVVSGFAGGSEANPGYYDVVRGRTGHVESARIIFDPAVVSYEALLAHYWLNVDPFDGDGQFCDRGAAYAPAIFPVDAAQRAAAEASRDSTAERFGREIAVRIRSFDTFWPAGAEHQDYAVNNPIRYQRYRFGCRRDQRLRQIQAG
- the gltB gene encoding glutamate synthase large subunit, which produces MSEAQRYLDNRDRLIDANAYEADSERDACGVGLIADINATPRREVVELAIKALKAVWHRGAVDADGKTGDGAGLRVGIPQDFFKAQVARTGHAPGSGVIGVGMIFLPRTDFAAQERSRTIVETEVLRAGLRLYGWRQAPIDPSCLGDKAASTRPAIEQILFEDPKKRAASVLERALYLVRRRIEARAREDALPGFYVASLSARDVVYKGMFLAEAIDTFYPDLRDERFVSSFAIFHQRYSTNTFPEWRLAQPFRMLAHNGEINTLKGNRNWMKSHEILMAAKAFRDAEDVVKPVISAGASDSAALDEVFEVLVRAGRSAPMAKTLLIPEAWSKRGELMPGAWRGLYEYCNSVMEPWDGPAAVVACDGRWAIAGLDRNGLRPLRWSLTGDGLLAVGSETGMAPLDPDSVIERGAVTPGRMIGVDLHEGGFKREHDMLDMLASKHPYEDWLKNVKNIEAEIGPGPEDLLFDDAERARRQAAAGLSLEDVEIILSPMAETGKEAIGSMGDDSPLAVLSNRYRPVYHYFRQNFSQVTNPPIDPLREGRVMSLKTRFKNLGNILATDEAQTNVFVLDSPVLTNGMYARLRAVLGERVAEVDATFPAEEATGAGGGLMRALDRIRADAEAAIRDGAEHLVLTDEAQGAQRCSVPMALAVGAAHTHLTRKGLRTYCSLNVRAADVADAHGLAVLIGLGATTVNPYIAFETVAARSQRGLASLSLGQKALNMKAAFDAGLLKIMSKMGISVVSSYRGGCNFEVLGLSRAVAMEYLGGVTSRISGIGLAGLEQKLAELHAWAWRDDGAVRLPVGGFYRQRASGEVHAVEARSVTALQKAVREEDYAAFREYVGLQTRDADPIQLRDLLEPRPLGPSVDLSRCESVNEIRQRFVTPGMSLGALSPEAHGALNVAMNRIGAKSVSGEGGEDRSRYTPMANGDNMNSAVKQVASGRFGVTAEYLNQCREIEIKIAQGAKPGEGGQLPGFKVTQMIARLRHATPGTTLISPPPHHDIYSIEDLAQLIYDLKQINPEARVCVKLVAAAGVGAVAAGVAKAHADVILISGNVGGTGASPQTSIKFAGAPLELGLSEAHQVLSLNGLRERVTLRADGGIRTGRDVVITAMLGAEEFGIGTTSLIALGCLMVRQCHSNTCPVGICTQDDDLRKRFTGMADHVVNLMTFIARDTREILARLGAERLEDVIGRADLLDQVSRGADHLDDLDLNPLLVRVDPQARPPRSTRTQRNAVAPSLDEQILKDAAPVFTRREKMQLVYDVKNTDRAVGARVSSAIVRAFGPDGLEDGQLTLRLAGSAGQSLGAFAAKGLRIELEGDANDYVGKGLSGATLAIRPFGGARRHGAGDVIIGNTVLYGATSGRLFAAGGAGQRFAVRNSGATVVVEGCGANGCEYMTGGVAVILGKVGDNFAAGMTGGEAFVLDEDGRLEPRLNGETVFLAELKGEAEARCRALIEAHYAATGSLHAAAILNDWEARRPEFRHVVPFEPAKIEAGAKRA